A stretch of uncultured Campylobacter sp. DNA encodes these proteins:
- a CDS encoding HTH domain-containing protein produces the protein MDPKDFLASHDIAPTALRVQIVQILSEKKCPVSYDELVEQTGANKTTIYRNIALLEEKNLIITSENNHKSFYELTDGAKAYFVCESCHKMEEISMPALPQKNVKSVLVRGLCEKCGG, from the coding sequence ATGGATCCCAAAGATTTTTTAGCGAGTCACGATATCGCTCCTACGGCGCTTAGAGTGCAGATCGTGCAGATCCTAAGCGAGAAAAAATGCCCGGTAAGCTATGATGAACTAGTAGAACAAACGGGCGCGAATAAAACCACTATATATCGCAATATAGCGCTTTTGGAAGAGAAAAATTTGATAATTACCAGCGAAAATAATCATAAAAGCTTTTATGAGCTTACCGACGGCGCCAAAGCGTATTTTGTCTGCGAAAGCTGCCATAAAATGGAGGAGATTTCGATGCCAGCTTTGCCACAAAAAAATGTCAAAAGCGTGCTCGTGCGAGGATTGTGCGAGAAGTGCGGCGGCTGA
- a CDS encoding zinc ABC transporter substrate-binding protein, whose amino-acid sequence MKKLIFTLLAASCVVFAKPTVTTTILPTKYFVEQIAGDTLQVNTMVGKGADPHTYEPKPSEMKMLENSDLYFAVGIEFDEVWLPKLAASYPKMKIIRTEDGITKMAMAEHHHHDEHDHSAHHDDHDHDAHHEHGDKDHEAHEHHHHHGGLDPHIWLDPQLVKIQAKNIKDALTKQYPKDAKIYEANFDKFAKKLDELDAYAKQKLAGVKGKKFMVYHPSWGYFAHRYDLEQIAVEVEGKEPKPADLAELIEEAKEEKIKVIFVAPQFSKKAAQTIAAQTGAKVIEIDQLPLDWYETMKKTIDVFGENL is encoded by the coding sequence ATGAAAAAGCTTATTTTCACGCTTTTAGCAGCTAGTTGCGTAGTATTCGCCAAACCTACGGTCACCACGACCATACTTCCTACGAAGTATTTTGTTGAACAGATCGCAGGTGATACCCTGCAGGTAAATACGATGGTAGGCAAAGGCGCTGATCCGCACACATACGAGCCTAAGCCTTCGGAGATGAAAATGCTAGAAAATAGCGATCTGTATTTTGCGGTCGGTATAGAATTTGATGAAGTCTGGCTACCAAAGCTTGCCGCATCGTATCCAAAGATGAAGATAATCCGCACCGAAGATGGTATCACTAAAATGGCTATGGCAGAGCACCACCATCACGACGAACACGATCATAGCGCACATCACGATGATCATGATCATGACGCGCATCATGAGCATGGCGACAAAGATCACGAGGCACACGAGCACCATCACCATCACGGCGGTTTAGACCCACATATCTGGCTCGATCCGCAGCTTGTAAAAATTCAAGCTAAAAATATTAAAGACGCGTTAACCAAACAGTATCCTAAGGATGCTAAAATTTATGAAGCAAATTTCGATAAATTTGCTAAAAAGCTTGACGAGCTGGACGCTTACGCAAAGCAGAAATTAGCGGGCGTCAAGGGAAAGAAATTTATGGTTTATCATCCGTCTTGGGGCTATTTCGCGCATCGATACGATTTAGAGCAGATCGCAGTCGAAGTAGAGGGCAAAGAGCCTAAGCCTGCGGATTTAGCCGAGCTGATCGAGGAAGCCAAAGAGGAAAAGATCAAGGTGATTTTCGTCGCACCGCAGTTTTCCAAAAAGGCAGCGCAAACCATCGCCGCACAAACAGGCGCAAAGGTGATAGAGATCGATCAGCTGCCGCTAGATTGGTACGAGACGATGAAAAAGACGATCGACGTTTTCGGAGAGAATTTGTAG